In Cheilinus undulatus linkage group 16, ASM1832078v1, whole genome shotgun sequence, one DNA window encodes the following:
- the LOC121524268 gene encoding class I histocompatibility antigen, F10 alpha chain-like, translating into MKTVMILTLLALFLHDTTAVIHTMEFFSTLSSEVPDFPEFVSVGMVDGIQADYYDSNMMEVIPKQDWMNKITEYRDDYWEWETGNALTHQQWLKANIEVAKQRFNQTGGVHVYQLMQGCDWDDETNEVNGYHQFGYDGKDFITLDMKTMTYVTPIPQAVFTKNQLNSDIAKLRYYQYYYTHECVYLLWKFVSYGKDYLMKKDLPTVSLLQKSPSSPITCHATGFYPNRAVMFWRKDGEELHKLHKDAHQGEILPNPDGSFQMSVDLELPSGDWEKYECVFQLTGVKEDIITRLEKREIKTNYVDHTNTIIGNVSGVLVVLALIIAGGGYLIRKRRTAKRPPSPASDSGVEQSMLPNPSS; encoded by the exons ATGAAgactgtgatgattttgactctccTGGCATTATTCCTACATGACACGACGGCAG tgaTTCACACTATGGAGTTTTTCTCCACCTTATCGTCTGAAGTCCCAGACTTCCCAGAGTTTGTGTCTGTTGGGATGGTGGATGGTATTCAGGCTGATTACTACGACAGTAACATGATGGAAGTAATACCCAAGCAGGACTGGATGAACAAAATCACAGAGTACAGAGATGACTACTGGGAATGGGAGACTGGGAATGCTCTTACTCACCAGCAGTGGCTCAAAGCCAACATTGAAGTTGCTAAGCAGCGCTTCAACCAAACTGGAG gTGTTCATGTTTACCAGTTGATGCAAGGCTGTGATTGGGATGATGAGACTAATGAGGTTAATGGATATCATCAGTTTGGTTATGATGGAAAAGACTTCATCACTCTGGACATGAAGACTATGACATATGTCACTCCTATACCTCAGGCTGTCTTCACTAAAAACCAGCTGAATAGTGACATAGCTAAGTTAAGGTATTATCAGTACTACTATACCCACGAGTGCGTTTACTTGCTGTGGAAGTTTGTGAGCTATGGAAAGGACTATCTGATGAAAAAAG ACCTCCCCACAGTGTCTCTCCTTCAGAAGTCTCCCTCCTCTCCGATCACCTGCCACGCTACAGGTTTCTACCCCAACAGAGCCGTGATGTTCTGGAGGAAAGATGGAGAGGAGCTTCACAAGCTGCACAAGGACGCGCACCAGGGAGAGATCCTCCCCAATCCCGACGGATCCTTCCAGATGAGTGTTGACCTGGAACTTCCCTCTGGAGACTGGGAGAAGTACGAATGTGTGTTTCAGCTGACTGGTGTGAAGGAGGACATCATCACCAGACTGGAGAAAAGAGAGATCAAAACCAACTACG TGGATCACACAAACACTATCATTGGCAATGTCAGTGGAGTCCTTGTTGTTCTCGCTCTCATCATCGCTGGTGGTGGATACTTGATTCGCAAACGGAGAACAG CCAAACGCCCTCCATCTC CCGCCAGCGACTCTGGTGTGGAACAAAGCATGCTTCCCAATCCATCATCCTAA